In Gammaproteobacteria bacterium (ex Lamellibrachia satsuma), a single genomic region encodes these proteins:
- a CDS encoding mobile mystery protein A: protein MRSQDRATARRQLDKRLSLLPSADSLVRPPRGWIKAIREALGMTTAQLGKRLGVSQPRAVAIEKAESTGSITLDSLERAAQALDCRLVYSLVPRKPLEKLIEERAHLLAKKRLESTGHSMKLEAQGVDATDESEQLKNLVNKIIAQGGSKLWEDV, encoded by the coding sequence ATGCGCTCTCAAGATCGTGCCACAGCCCGCCGCCAGCTAGACAAACGCCTGAGCCTTCTGCCAAGCGCTGATAGCCTTGTACGCCCGCCACGCGGTTGGATTAAAGCCATTCGTGAAGCGTTGGGTATGACAACGGCCCAGCTCGGCAAGCGCCTGGGTGTCAGCCAGCCCCGTGCCGTCGCCATCGAAAAAGCAGAAAGCACAGGATCGATAACGCTCGACTCACTGGAGCGTGCCGCCCAAGCCCTCGACTGTCGCTTGGTCTACTCCCTCGTTCCCAGAAAACCGCTCGAAAAGCTCATTGAAGAGCGCGCCCACCTTCTCGCGAAAAAACGGCTGGAATCAACCGGCCACAGTATGAAACTGGAAGCCCAGGGCGTTGATGCAACGGATGAAAGCGAACAGCTAAAAAACCTGGTCAATAAAATCATTGCACAAGGTGGCTCCAAACTGTGGGAGGACGTATGA
- a CDS encoding type IV secretory system conjugative DNA transfer family protein translates to MAAFNEDFMHDVPRGVSTRYLKQQSIPQAKWQTPETILKSKALAYDPDRPGKKILVGAIGKALIGIADDRHIGTIAGSRAGKSLMLIANLFFYQGSVLATDPKAELANLTALKRARLGQKIYILDPFGYTDEKVAGFLASYNPMAVLSLDSPTIIEDASLIAEAMVVQAIGQKDLHWDESAKNFIEGIILYVASDPQFEGGRNLVTVRELIKQAMLLAPSPEADEEPYYILEEGMLDSARHLQKFEGTADLGGTIEGSARDFYDKSDRERDSVLSTVRRHTKFLDYTAMRKILKDHDFDLADLKRDPKGVTVYLCFPATRSEISNRWLRMFINQLLDAMEREKTVPAAPVLACLDEFPVLGYMRQLESAIGQIASFHVKLWFILQDWNQGKALYKERWESFVGNAGIMQFFGNNDLTTTEYISKKLGKTPVEVSRLGEVGTQQQEMGMTGRSNTIELHDLLTPEEISHLFARSDRLKRQLVFWAGYHPMILQRVEYFDQEDALSPYF, encoded by the coding sequence ATGGCCGCTTTCAATGAAGACTTCATGCACGATGTCCCGCGTGGTGTCTCCACACGCTATCTTAAACAGCAGAGTATTCCTCAAGCTAAGTGGCAAACACCAGAGACCATCCTCAAGAGCAAGGCCTTGGCCTACGATCCCGACAGACCGGGAAAGAAGATACTGGTCGGGGCCATCGGCAAAGCACTGATCGGCATTGCCGATGATCGTCACATCGGGACGATTGCCGGGTCCCGTGCTGGCAAATCGCTAATGCTGATCGCCAATCTCTTTTTCTATCAGGGCAGCGTACTGGCCACTGACCCCAAGGCGGAGCTGGCCAATCTCACGGCGCTGAAGCGCGCGAGGCTCGGCCAGAAGATCTATATCCTTGATCCCTTTGGCTACACAGATGAGAAAGTCGCAGGCTTTCTCGCCTCCTATAACCCGATGGCTGTCCTGAGTCTCGACAGCCCCACAATCATCGAAGACGCCTCACTAATTGCTGAAGCGATGGTCGTACAAGCCATCGGTCAAAAGGACCTGCACTGGGATGAGAGCGCCAAGAATTTCATTGAGGGCATCATCCTGTATGTCGCTTCTGATCCTCAATTTGAAGGGGGGCGCAATCTGGTGACCGTCAGAGAACTGATCAAGCAGGCGATGTTATTGGCTCCCAGCCCGGAAGCGGATGAAGAGCCCTACTACATCCTCGAAGAGGGCATGCTGGATAGTGCCCGGCATCTGCAGAAATTCGAGGGCACGGCTGATCTGGGTGGGACCATTGAAGGATCAGCGCGGGATTTTTACGATAAGAGCGACCGGGAACGGGATAGTGTGCTCTCCACGGTTCGGCGACATACCAAGTTTCTGGACTACACTGCCATGCGAAAAATCCTGAAGGATCATGATTTCGATCTGGCGGATCTGAAGCGTGACCCGAAAGGTGTGACGGTTTATCTCTGCTTTCCGGCCACCCGGAGCGAAATCAGTAACCGTTGGCTACGAATGTTTATCAATCAGCTATTAGATGCCATGGAGCGTGAGAAAACAGTTCCCGCAGCACCGGTATTGGCCTGCTTGGATGAGTTTCCGGTATTGGGCTATATGCGCCAACTGGAAAGCGCCATCGGTCAGATCGCATCCTTCCACGTAAAGCTCTGGTTCATCCTTCAGGATTGGAATCAGGGAAAAGCCCTCTACAAAGAGCGTTGGGAGAGCTTTGTGGGCAATGCCGGTATCATGCAGTTTTTCGGCAATAATGATCTGACCACCACGGAGTATATTTCCAAGAAACTCGGCAAGACGCCGGTGGAAGTCTCCCGGTTGGGTGAAGTTGGAACACAACAGCAGGAGATGGGGATGACGGGGCGTTCAAACACCATTGAGTTGCATGACCTACTAACCCCGGAGGAAATCAGCCACCTGTTTGCTCGCAGTGACCGCCTCAAGCGCCAGCTGGTCTTCTGGGCGGGATATCACCCGATGATCCTGCAGCGGGTGGAGTATTTTGATCAGGAGGACGCGCTATCCCCCTATTTCTGA
- a CDS encoding mobile mystery protein B, giving the protein MSEDPLIEQDDASTPLSPEELEGLIPSYITLRSELNEAEQANILEAEEWAFNRKRDVLSEKFLNDLHKRMFGRVWKWAGKYRRTGKNIGVDAYRIPLDLRQLLDDVRFWIENGTFPSDEIATRFHHKLVWIHLFPNGNGRHARTATDLLLVALGQLRFTWGRENLVDANETRQAYVDALRAGDQHDYEPLLAFVRS; this is encoded by the coding sequence ATGAGTGAAGATCCTCTAATCGAGCAGGATGATGCATCCACCCCCCTCTCACCTGAAGAGCTGGAGGGCCTCATCCCTTCATACATCACTCTGCGTTCTGAACTCAACGAGGCAGAACAGGCCAATATTCTTGAAGCAGAGGAATGGGCTTTCAATCGAAAGCGTGACGTACTTTCGGAAAAGTTCTTAAACGATCTTCACAAACGCATGTTTGGTCGTGTCTGGAAATGGGCCGGGAAATATCGCAGGACCGGCAAAAACATCGGCGTCGATGCCTACCGCATTCCCTTGGACCTAAGACAACTGCTCGATGATGTCCGTTTCTGGATAGAAAACGGCACCTTTCCGTCTGATGAAATCGCCACGCGTTTCCACCACAAACTCGTCTGGATACACCTGTTTCCCAACGGCAATGGCCGTCATGCCCGCACGGCGACCGACTTGCTGCTCGTTGCCCTCGGACAGCTGCGCTTTACCTGGGGCCGTGAAAATCTGGTCGATGCCAATGAAACCCGCCAGGCCTATGTAGATGCGCTACGCGCTGGCGACCAGCACGACTACGAACCGCTCCTCGCCTTTGTTCGTTCCTAG